TATGGATTCGGACGCCTACAAATGGCTCGAAGCGGTCTCGTATACCTTTTACCGCCGCCGCGACAGCGAACTCGAAGAAAAAGCCGGTTACTTAGTCGGACTGATCAGGGGGGCGCAGGCGGATGACGGGTATATCGATACATACATCACGATCAACGGCCGCCTGCGGTATACGGATCTCGAATCGGTCCATGAGTTGTACTGCGCCGGTCACCTGATCGAGGCGGCCGTCGCGCACTTCTCGGCTACTTCGAAACGGGACCTGCTCGAAGTCGGCATCAAGGCGGCGGACAACATCTACCGCCATTTTATCGAAGGCGGCCGTGCCGGTGTACCGGGGCACGAGGAGATCGAGCTGGCCCTGGTCAGATTGTACCGATTGACAGGTGACGGACGGTATTTCGAATTGGCGAGGGTTTTCATCGACATTCGCGGTACGGAAGAGGTTTCCTTCACCCGGTGCCCGGACGATACGGGAAAACAGAAGGATCGACATGCATGCGGCCAGCGGTATTTTCAGAACCATGTCCCGATTACCGCATTGACCGAAGTGACGGGGCACGCGGTCCGCGCCCTGTACTACAACTGCGGCGTCACGGATGTGTATCTGGAAACAGGTGACGAAAAATACGGAGGACCGCTCGGGGCGATGTGGGAGAATATGGTGACGAAGCGGATGCATATTACCGGGGGTGTGGGCTCACTGATAAACGGGGAATCCTTCGGGGCGGATTACGAGCTTCCGAACGAACACACCTATAACGAAACCTGCGCCCAGATTGCGAGTATATTCTGGAACCACCGGATGGCTCAGACCGGCGCGGATTCCCGCTACCACGACATAGTCGAATTGACTCTCTATAACGGCTTTCTATCGGGAATATCCCTTGACGGGAAGAAATATTTTTATCCGAACCCGTTGAAATCGAGCGGCCGCCATGAACGCTCCGAATGGTTCCAGTGTGCCTGCTGCCCCCCGAACATGGCAAGGCTTTTTGCATCACTGGGCCAATATATCTACGGCACCTCGCGCGGCACGATTTTTGTCAACCAGTTTATCGGGGGAAGGGCTTCCATCCGGCTGCCCGGTACCGGGACGGTCGGGCTGCTGCAGGAGGGCGAGTACCCGCGCTATGGCGAAGTCCGGTTCACCGTCGGTATCTCCCATCCGGCCGCCTTTACCATCGCCTTGAGAAAACCCGCCTGGCTTGAAAAGTATACCATCGAGATAAACGGGAAGCGGCACCTGAATTTTCAGGTTGAAAAGGGGTATATATCCATTATGAGGGAGTGGAAGGATAAGGACACGATCGCCTTTGTCATGGCGATAAGGCCCGTTCTCATGTCGTGCCACCGCAGGGTCACCGGGAACGCCCATCATTGCGCCGTTGCCTTCGGGCCGTTCGTTTACTGCCTCGAACAGATCGATAATCCGGGCGCGGATCTGTTCGATATCCGTATCGATCCCGATGATATCCGGTTCGGCATTGACGATGAAAAGAGTCTGTCGGACGGAATCCCGGCGATTTCCTTTAATGCCCGCATCGATACGGGCGATACTCCACTCTACTACGCCTTGAGAAAAATGAACCATACGCATAAAAAGATCAGGGCGCGTGCCGTACCCTATTATGCCTGGAACAACAGGGGAAAGGGAAAAATGCTCGTCTGGATCCCCCTCATCTCGTAACGGCTCACGGGGCGGCGTCACTCCTGTTTCAGATAATAGAGATAACCGGTTGTCTTGTTGTGGTCGTTCCTCGCTTCCACGATAATCCCCCCGCCGCGGGGAAGGATATAGGCGGGGCTCGAGGAGGAAAACTCACTGAATTCTTTGGCAAGATCGACGGTGGAGTGAACGGTGAATGAACCGGTGTCGATGACCAGCACCTTCGATCTCAGATAATAAAGGAGGGTGGATGAGTCGCATATGCCGAATTTCCGGTAGCGGTCGTCCCCCGCGTCCCCGACGGCAAGCTCCCTCTTTTTTTCGCCGGTTTCAAGGTCGGTTTCCCACAGCTTGCCCGACGAGGACGAGACATGATATAAAACGTTACGATCGGGATCGATATCGGCCCAATAAACATGCCGCTGTGTTTGGATCGTCCTTATTTTTCCGTTGTTGAAATCGATGAGAAATCCCTTGGGATGAGTCTTTTCGTCGACATGGCCAAGGTCCGAGTAAGCGGGAAGGAAATAGAGATTGAGGTCGGGATTATAGACGCCCCGGGTATCCCTGCTTCCGAATTCCAGTTTTGCGAGCGCTTTGTTCGACCTCGTGTTGAAAGCGTAAATGCTGCAAATGTCGTTACCCTGATGGATGTACTTACTGTATTTTCCGTCGAGTTCGACCTTGATCTTTTCCTCGGTCTTCTGATAGTAGTACAGCTTTTTTTGTTCATTGTATCCGATGGGATCGATCGATATCGATGAATATTCGTATTCACCCTTTTGCCGCTGGTGTTCCTTTTCCATCAGGAGGACGGCTTTGGTGATAATGTTTCTTTTGAGATTCCAGTGAACCAGGAAGGTCCGCTGGATGTTCCCTTTTTCCAGCAGATAGTAGTTGAGTACCCGTAAAGCTGCTTCTCCGTTTTGCGAATCATAGAAAAAACAGTCTTCGATCCAGTAGTTTTTTCTCTCTTTACCGTTTTTGAGGGTCGATGAAAGCGCGCCGTCATACAGAAGTTTTTTATTGGCTGAAAAGAAGCGTTCGAGCGGGACGTCGATCGTTATTTTCTCGAGGCCGGGGAGTTTGACGCACGTTATCGCGTCTTTGAAATCATTCGAATAAACCGGCTTCAGATATAACATCGTGCCGCGGTCGATCGGATTATCCCAATAGGTCTTTCCGTAGGTGTCTTCTTCGACGAGTTTCGCTCCTTTGACCACCTTCCATTCTTTTTCCCCGCCGTAAACCGTCGACAATCCTATGAGTATGACGAGGATGACGAAAATATTCCCGTATGATCTCATGATTTCCTCCTTGTCAATAAAAAGTATAGTCGATGGAATTTCAGGGTGCAAGGGACGGTGGACCTTTTTAAGGTTTTCCGTGACATATATGGGCCCGATGTTGTATAGTAACGGCTGTGATGAAAGAAACCGGAATACGCCTTTCGTTTTTCTTTTTTATCGGTATCCTGATTGCCGCGGTATTCTTCGGGTGCGGTTCCCGTCCCGATGTTCCCGGCGGTGGCGGTATCGATGAGAGGTGGGTGGAGGATGCCGTTTTCAGGGAGTGCACCTATATCAAAAACTGTTCGTGGACGGAGTACGCCCGCAATTATCCAGGAAACATATCCGGCGGCGAGGCGTACGGATGTCTCAATGTGGTGAGGATTCATGAAAAAGGACCGGATTATGTGCATCCGGGTGAAGCCGGGATCGCCGCCATCGGATTTATGCGCGGGGTAATCGAGCTTTCGAAACGGAATCGTGACATCGGTGAATTCGATCGGGTGCTCCACAAGTTTTTCACTGAATGGTCGTGCGTGAACGCGAAAGGCGGCGCGCAGAATTTCCGCCCCGATGATCCCGATGAAGGGGCGTGGGCTGCAAAGGTATATTATTCGAGATGGGGAGATTTTCAGGGTATATCGGAGTGGAATACACTGCCGACGGCCCAGATGATCATCGCAATGTGGAAGTATCATGAATATCTTTCCGGGCTGGGTGAATCTGTTCGTGATGCGGCATGGCTGGATCTGGCCCGGCCCTCAGTGCAGCGGGCGGCGGACTTCCTCTGCCGTATGGCCGATCCGGTCCACGGGCTTGTTCGATCGAACAGCAGGGCCCCCGACATGTGGATCGGGAACGCTTCCTTTGCCGCCGCCGCTTTACAATGCGCCGCGCGGTGGGCCGGTCTCCGCGGAGAAGAACGATACGGGGAGTGTGCATCGCGGATCGTGGAAGGCATCCGTGAGATGAGGGACAGAGACCGATGGGCATTATATTACAAGGTACGGCGGGCCGAAACCGGGCTGCCGGACTACGACAATTGTATCGATCAACTATGCTTCGTCCCCTTTGAAGCCGATATCCTCGACCCTTCGGACCGGTTTGCCGGAGAAATCAGCGACTGGTGGACCGATCCGGGCCGCGGCGCGGATTTTTCCATGACATGCCGGACCGGCGATCCCCTCGACTGGCGATATTGGGGAACGCACTGGAAACATTATTTTGCCGCGAATGAAGAAAACGAAAGGCTGTATCCGGGGCCCGGGTTTCAGCTTGCGAAAGTCGAGTGGAAGCACGGCAATGCGACCGGCGGGCCGCGCTATACCGAAAGGGCCGCGCGTCGGTTCCGGTTCGGTTACGATAAAAAGTATTCCAATTTATGGTTTGGCTCAGACGGGCGGAATGAAGCGGGCGTGGGAAACGGGATAGTCGACTGGAGAAACGAGAACGATTATGAGAAGACGGCCGGGTCGTGGGAACGGTATATCGATACGAGTTCCTATTTTATCCAGGTAATCGTGATGCTGTGGTACGGCATCGACACCAGATATGTTCCGGATCGTTGACAAACGGTACTATGCCGCCGGGTTTAATGCGGACAAGCTTACTCCTTGAGAGAGATCAGGGGTTATTCGTCTTCGAGATAATTGACCGCGATCGCAAAAAGATCCTCGTCCGAGCCCCTGTTTTCGGAGGAATTTTCAGAGACGATATACGAGTATTGCTCCACTTCCTCCGGATCGTTCTCGCAGGCCTCGGCAAAGAATTCCTCCGCCCGCTTGAATTCCTGAAGCCGATAGTAAACAACCGATATTTTAAGGAGGAGCTTTGTGTACATTCGCGAGGCCCCGTAGGTTTGTCTGTTCATCCCCTCCAGGGCATCGAGGTAGATGGAAAGGGCGTTATCATACATTCCCTGTTGATAGCGGAGATTGCCCATGTTGATTTTCGCGAGTGAATACGACGGTTCGATCCTGAGCGCCTCGGCAAAGGCCTTTTCCGCTTCCCCGAACTGGTTCATTTCCGCGTACACGATACCTAGTTTGTTGTAATCCGCCTTATTGCCGCTTTGCCGCGCCGCGCGCGCGAACTCGGTCTTTATCAGGGCTGTCAATTCCATGAGGTTTGTTTTGACATTTTCGGCTAATGCCGCCGCGTTTCCGAACGAAAAATCGGGGGTTTCCTCTTTCAGGCTTACGGGGCGGAAGATACGTTGTGCATCCCGTGTTCTGTAGAGGTTTCTTTTTTCAGGCGCGTGCTCCCATGTCTGCCACCGTTTTATACCGGCAAACCAGGCATCGAGAAACGAGCCTTTGCCGACCATGGTGACTTCAACGGGAATCCAGACTTCCCCTTCCACGATAATCGAGCGGGATCTGTCGGGATGTACTTTTCTGTAATGCCGTGCCGGTATCGCCGTGTTGATAACGGGAAGAATATGTCCCGGGACGGTAATAAACCCGGTTTCCACACCCTGCGTTTCAAGCAGACTGAGATAGAGAACGGTGAGGTCGTCACAATCTCCCGCGATTGATTTCAGTGTCTGGCGCGGAAGATTGACGGAATCCACGACCAGCGTGTTTCCCTGCGCGGCTTCGAATGGCAGGAGAGGGTCTGTCTGGTAAAGGCACCCTGTTTCCCCGAGACCGGCATACGCCTGGATCGCCGTTTGAATGGCAACGTTGAAGGCGGGAAGCGTGAGGTCTTTTGCGGCTTGTCTGAGGTAGGCGGCATAGGTTTTTATAATCCCGTCCGAAGGGGTGATAAAGGCAGCGACCTTTCTGTTGTCGTCCCATATCAGCGCCGTCTTGTCGTGAAGATCGTACATGACCGCCTCGCGCTGCTCCGATGATTTTCCTTTCGAGTTGTAGGAGACGACGATTTCACCGGTCAGCGGGGTAATCCCTTCGGTTTTAAAAATTTCTTCGTTAAAAGCGCCATAGA
This genomic window from Spirochaetales bacterium contains:
- a CDS encoding glycoside hydrolase family 127 protein is translated as MDLTERLAPVGLDDVVIEDPFWSPKIDRTIETLLSQYEKLEAYGTIGNFRIAAGIEEGSFRGPCFMDSDAYKWLEAVSYTFYRRRDSELEEKAGYLVGLIRGAQADDGYIDTYITINGRLRYTDLESVHELYCAGHLIEAAVAHFSATSKRDLLEVGIKAADNIYRHFIEGGRAGVPGHEEIELALVRLYRLTGDGRYFELARVFIDIRGTEEVSFTRCPDDTGKQKDRHACGQRYFQNHVPITALTEVTGHAVRALYYNCGVTDVYLETGDEKYGGPLGAMWENMVTKRMHITGGVGSLINGESFGADYELPNEHTYNETCAQIASIFWNHRMAQTGADSRYHDIVELTLYNGFLSGISLDGKKYFYPNPLKSSGRHERSEWFQCACCPPNMARLFASLGQYIYGTSRGTIFVNQFIGGRASIRLPGTGTVGLLQEGEYPRYGEVRFTVGISHPAAFTIALRKPAWLEKYTIEINGKRHLNFQVEKGYISIMREWKDKDTIAFVMAIRPVLMSCHRRVTGNAHHCAVAFGPFVYCLEQIDNPGADLFDIRIDPDDIRFGIDDEKSLSDGIPAISFNARIDTGDTPLYYALRKMNHTHKKIRARAVPYYAWNNRGKGKMLVWIPLIS
- a CDS encoding tetratricopeptide repeat protein, which encodes MRSIHHSERKYRTFRFSLIILLLALLPYSVVCEEKTIIDYNSYYRFPFSFGIEYTGMFPLQEYIDDYDFTIMDISANLSIPISFYPRLKLLFRTGTTLTFGRTSLFEGRDNKYDHTDYYAGAGLAYTHMFSKTLEAGANFLCGLSSSVFPQLDLHEGTSGTYNYFIEAGATASINPIFNFSIEIRPSLRYTHSLLDMDFFDGLVFSIGGSLNFRLGEDPDISPLLRSIRFSNIRVDTLFAAMRHYYRDHPVGEVTITNTSDDSITDIQVSFYQAGYMDTPTPAGSIREIDAGESVSVPFYGAFNEEIFKTEGITPLTGEIVVSYNSKGKSSEQREAVMYDLHDKTALIWDDNRKVAAFITPSDGIIKTYAAYLRQAAKDLTLPAFNVAIQTAIQAYAGLGETGCLYQTDPLLPFEAAQGNTLVVDSVNLPRQTLKSIAGDCDDLTVLYLSLLETQGVETGFITVPGHILPVINTAIPARHYRKVHPDRSRSIIVEGEVWIPVEVTMVGKGSFLDAWFAGIKRWQTWEHAPEKRNLYRTRDAQRIFRPVSLKEETPDFSFGNAAALAENVKTNLMELTALIKTEFARAARQSGNKADYNKLGIVYAEMNQFGEAEKAFAEALRIEPSYSLAKINMGNLRYQQGMYDNALSIYLDALEGMNRQTYGASRMYTKLLLKISVVYYRLQEFKRAEEFFAEACENDPEEVEQYSYIVSENSSENRGSDEDLFAIAVNYLEDE